From Debaryomyces hansenii CBS767 chromosome C complete sequence, a single genomic window includes:
- a CDS encoding DEHA2C13970p (similar to uniprot|P53170 Saccharomyces cerevisiae YGL059W), with protein sequence MMLKTSGKSCRKIVPGIYNFPRSKFSTKQSPITSHSYIDDDFLSLNKEEIASHVQDLGPYPSYSNILNQHHFYQNEVLMKYSRKDPHPVSLRQLAGFGKKLSKQKIVHSANFVRLELPIRLAMRIRDLQTLPFGIANNFHLGQIYESYYHSFNAFRKIPPINTLEDNDRFCETLSFLLDDHIFNLSHLMMGALEVSILTNFPREELDKFMSTMIRSRISRRVIVEEHLSMTENYRSSPNSSKPPDYIGELFQTCKASDNFQEVGDLIKNSMLEFYPNKENMPDLEIEGDVDTSFPFMVPHLHYLFGEILRNSYEAVINTHKEKTSRKLPPIKITIIDSKKHVLFRISDQGGGMTHDKLSDVWSFGKGSEFARRSLANFHRIPGLQLYSNLEVTAAGSSVIKTSENDNFLEQTSLGNISPKTKKSTLDSLIIRPHEYKLGLGLPMCKIYADYWNGNLSMNSLEGYGSDTCLTLSKLGFHSNVIQLDRA encoded by the coding sequence ATGATGCTCAAAACAAGTGGAAAAAGCTGTCGAAAAATAGTTCCCGGTATTTACAATTTCCCAAGATCAAAATTTAGTACTAAACAATCGCCAATTACGTCTCATTCGTAtatagatgatgatttcttATCGTTGAACAAGGAAGAAATTGCAAGCCATGTGCAAGATTTGGGGCCATATCCgtcatattcaaatatctTAAATCAACATCACTTCTATCAGAATGAggtattaatgaaataccTGAGAAAGGATCCCCATCCTGTGTCGCTTCGGCAATTGGCAGGCTTTGGTAAAAAGCTCAGCAAGCAAAAGATAGTACATAGTGCCAATTTCGTGAGACTTGAATTGCCTATAAGATTGGCAATGAGAATCAGAGATTTGCAGACGTTACCGTTTGGTATAGctaataattttcatttgggtcaaatatatgaaagTTACTATCATCTGTTTAATGCATTTAGAAAAATTCCGCCTATTAATACGCTAGAAGATAATGACAGATTTTGTGAAACCCTTTCTTTTTTATTGGACGACCATATATTCAACTTGTCGCATTTAATGATGGGGGCATTAGAGGTTTCTATTTTGACCAATTTCCCAAGGGAAGAATTGGATAAGTTTATGAGTACTATGATCAGATCGCGGATTAGTAGAAGAGTTATTGTCGAAGAGCATTTATCGATGACTGAGAATTACCGGTCGCTGCCCAACTCGAGCAAACCTCCTGACTATATTGGTGAACTTTTCCAAACATGTAAAGCCAGTGATAACTTCCAAGAGGTGGGTGACTTGATTAAAAACTCAATGCTTGAATTTTATCCTAATAAAGAGAATATGCCTGATTTGGAAATCGAAGGTGACGTAGATACAAGCTTTCCTTTCATGGTGCCACACTTGCATTATTTGTTTGGGGAAATCTTGAGAAACTCCTATGAGGCAGTTATAAATACCCACAAAGAGAAAACATCTAGAAAACTACCACCAATCAAGATCACAATTATTGACTCAAAAAAGCATGTTCTTTTCAGAATCTCCGATCAAGGAGGTGGTATGACACATGACAAGTTATCAGATGTTTGGTCCTTTGGGAAGGGCTCTGAATTTGCCAGAAGAAGCTTGGCCAATTTTCATAGAATTCCCGGTTTacaattatattcaaactTAGAAGTTACGGCAGCTGGCTCCTCCGTCATTAAAACTCtggaaaatgataatttcCTAGAACAAACATCTTTGGGAAACATTTCTCCAAAGACTAAAAAGTCCACTTTGGACAGCTTAATTATCAGACCTCATGAATATAAGTTAGGCTTAGGCTTGCCAATGTGCAAAATTTATGCCGATTACTGGAATGGTAATTTGCTGATGAATTCCTTGGAGGGTTACGGTAGTGATACCTGTCTTACTTTAAGTAAGTTGGGTTTCCATTCCAATGTTATTCAATTAGATAGAGCATAG